A window of Ammospiza nelsoni isolate bAmmNel1 chromosome 19, bAmmNel1.pri, whole genome shotgun sequence contains these coding sequences:
- the LOC132082064 gene encoding olfactory receptor 14C36-like, translated as MSNSSSISHFLLLALADTGQLQLLHFCLLLGISLAALLANGLIISAVACSHHLHTPMFFFLLNLALSDLGMICTTVPKAMHNSLWDTRNISYSGCAAQVFFFAFFIASEFAFLTIMCYDRYVSICKPLHYGTLLGSRACAHMAAAAWASAFLNALLHTANTFSLPLCHGNALSQFFCEIPQILKLSCSHSSLREVGLLVVTFCLGFGCFVFMVFSYVQIFRAVLRIPSKQGRRKAFSTCLPHLAVVSLFLSTDTFAHLKPPSISSPSLDVAVSFLYSVVSPALNPLIYSLRNQQLKESLRKAHSPSLKGLQPGRGVLELLGRHMDSSRGNPSEQATEGLLSSVSSSQCIS; from the exons atgtccaacagcagctccatcagccacttcctcctgctggcattggcagacacggggcagctgcagctcctgcacttctgcctcttgctgggcatctccctggctgccctcctggccaacggcctcatcatcagcgccgtagcctgcagccaccacctgcacacgcccatgttcttcttcctgctcaacctggccctcagcgacctgggcatgatctgcaccactgtccccaaagccatgcacaattccctttgggacaccaggaacatctcatactcaggatgtgctgcacaggtatttttctttgcctttttcatTGCATCAGAATTTGCATTTCTCaccatcatgtgctacgaccgctatgtgtccatctgcaaacccctgcactacgggaccctcctgggcagcagagcttgtgcccacatggcagcagctgcctgggccagtgcctttctcaatgctctgctgcacacggccaatacattttccctgcccctgtgccacgGCAATGCCCTgagccagttcttctgtgaaatcccccAGATCCTaaagctctcctgctcacactCCAGCTTAAGGGAAGTTGGGCTTCTTGTGGTCACTTTCTGTTTagggtttggttgttttgtgttcatggttttctcctatgtgcagatcttcagggctgtgctgaggatcccctccAAGCAGGGACGGcgcaaagccttttccacctgcctccctcacctggctgtggtctcCCTGTTCCTCAGCACTGACACATTTGCTCAcctgaagcccccctccatctcctctccatccctggatgtaGCAGTGTCCTTTCTGTACTCGGTGGTGTCTCCAGCCCTaaaccccctcatctacagcctgaggaaccagcaGCTCAAGGAATCTCTCAGGAAAGCT CATTCTCCCTCTCTCAAGGGGCTGCAA CCAGGGAGGGGAGTGCTAGAGCTGCTTGGTAGGCACATGGACTCCAGCAGAGGTAACCCATCAGAACAAGCCACAGAAGGCCTGCTTTCTTCTGTCAGCAGCTCTCAGTGCATATCATGA